Proteins encoded by one window of Elusimicrobiota bacterium:
- the lpxD gene encoding UDP-3-O-(3-hydroxymyristoyl)glucosamine N-acyltransferase, translating to MILSRAPGEISSDLHRRHQGGIAVPLFDGQAEALAVWHNSRADGGIITIEELARLLGGTVKGDAGLEVKGLRDVERLSPEQALEDGFVYFIESKAVLKRHPLASDNGIILTTAELAPQFPRALVVSGDARLAFIKLLGLFDRKPRFAPGVSKEPLVHPGAKIDPTASVLPGAVVMEGAEIGARAVIWPGAVIETRARIGEDTVIRSNTVIGYDCVIGRRCLVHSATSIGADGFGFYDRPGERHKIPHIGNVVIADDVEIGASNTIDRATIESTTVGAQTKTDDQVHIGHNCRVGRFIYIVGNTAIGGSVVLEDGVMLSGNVIVKDHLRLAAGTVVMGASAVAQDTAPKDILFGTPARPAKEMHRINASLGKLPELVAKVRELESKLLEKAS from the coding sequence ATGATCCTGTCAAGGGCTCCGGGAGAAATATCGAGCGATCTCCATCGCCGGCATCAGGGAGGGATCGCAGTCCCCCTTTTCGATGGCCAAGCCGAAGCGCTCGCAGTTTGGCATAATAGCCGCGCGGACGGAGGCATTATCACTATCGAAGAGCTGGCCCGCCTTCTCGGCGGCACGGTCAAGGGCGACGCGGGACTCGAGGTCAAAGGCCTGCGCGACGTCGAGCGGCTTTCCCCGGAACAGGCGCTCGAGGACGGCTTCGTCTACTTCATCGAGTCCAAGGCGGTGCTCAAGCGGCACCCCCTCGCTTCCGATAACGGCATCATATTGACCACCGCCGAATTGGCCCCCCAGTTCCCCCGGGCCCTCGTCGTCTCGGGCGACGCCCGACTCGCCTTCATCAAGCTCCTCGGCCTTTTCGACCGCAAGCCGAGGTTCGCTCCCGGCGTCTCGAAGGAGCCGCTCGTGCATCCCGGCGCGAAGATCGACCCGACCGCCTCGGTCCTGCCCGGCGCCGTCGTGATGGAGGGCGCCGAGATCGGCGCCCGCGCCGTGATCTGGCCCGGCGCGGTGATCGAGACGCGCGCCCGGATCGGCGAGGACACCGTGATCCGCTCGAACACCGTGATCGGCTACGACTGCGTGATCGGCAGGCGCTGCCTCGTGCACAGCGCGACCTCGATCGGGGCCGACGGCTTCGGCTTCTACGACCGCCCCGGCGAGCGCCACAAGATCCCCCACATCGGGAACGTCGTGATCGCCGACGACGTGGAGATCGGCGCGTCGAACACCATCGACCGGGCGACCATCGAGAGCACGACCGTCGGCGCCCAGACGAAGACCGACGACCAGGTCCACATCGGCCACAACTGCCGCGTCGGACGCTTCATCTATATCGTCGGCAATACCGCGATCGGCGGCTCCGTCGTCCTCGAGGACGGCGTCATGCTGTCGGGCAACGTGATCGTCAAGGACCACCTGCGCCTGGCGGCGGGCACCGTCGTGATGGGCGCCTCCGCCGTGGCCCAGGACACCGCGCCCAAGGACATCCTCTTCGGCACGCCCGCACGCCCGGCCAAGGAGATGCACCGCATCAACGCGTCGCTCGGGAAGCTTCCCGAGCTCGTCGCCAAGGTGCGGGAGCTCGAGTCCAAGCTCCTGGAGAAAGCGTCATGA
- a CDS encoding efflux RND transporter permease subunit, whose protein sequence is MISTQKGIGVFAWQRLLLAIAWLLVLNGVFRWFTTPREEDPRLSARSGNVVVIFPGSTPAEAERLVVKPIEDELAKVEEIKEIRTRIRTDLSFFEIELKDTVASDRTEVAWDKVQRALDRAQLELPDTVWKPDLNREIFDQDAIFLTLYGGADRLQLYDLARALKDKLQLHPRVKSVDEVSSPGEQLSILLDYKKIGRQGVSIANFLNQLKGGNANVPSGYVRLGDRKVSVVTNSFYKSAEELRKFPVVLKSGETHLLSEVASVSRTTALPVRESMLFNGREALGIGVVPQKKVNLQAFGEDIRKIVDEFKNTEAFKKSGAKIEEVSFQPRYVEERIHEIGLDLLKAILLVGGTLMLMLGVRVGSLVAIQVPLVTAIAFGIFSQLGGIIHQISIAAFILAIGLLVDNVVVIVDGIQSKLDQGLDPVEAGERTRKEYLIPLLAGTLTTIAAFLPMLIAEGSVADFTRDIGVVSALGLGGSYLFCIFITPLLAAKMLKRGKAREWSFVVPLGEWLGRLVHSHPRLISIIALAAVSIAMLGFGFVKKQFFPNADRDLVIMDVQLPEGTHYQTTKEITQRLDEAIRKDKRVVSVASVIGRGVPPFYYNLPREPNAPHVAQMIVRTLDAKSAIAFKKEKQDELSALVPFGTLIARELSQGPPVKAPIEVRVFSDDPLKLQEAAQNVFAVVREAKGIAKVRSTLGVGALDYKLDVNDSAAGLYGLTRAEVSAVILSRTAGVPATTFRGGTDPYAMTLISKQNENSTFSELEESYLGSTRTDDITVKTLVHSGFQFGPSVLERMNRTPVVYIYGELADGYSENDVAAGTAKQLKTLDREEGVRIELGGAMEESKDSQKKIFAVLPTAMFLLLISLLFEFNSFRRIGIILLTIPLCVVGAVPGLLVTGSTFGFMTLLGLFALAGTVIHNGIFLLDYIDHRRNEGVPLDQAITEGIQRRMRPIILTAAATIVELLPMTMSSSTLWPPFAWVIITGLSVSTLMTLLVIPSVYKLSFQKEARI, encoded by the coding sequence ATGATTTCAACGCAAAAGGGGATCGGAGTGTTCGCCTGGCAGCGGCTTCTCCTCGCGATCGCGTGGCTCTTGGTCCTCAACGGGGTGTTCCGCTGGTTCACCACGCCCAGGGAGGAAGACCCCCGTCTCTCCGCGCGGTCGGGGAACGTCGTCGTCATTTTTCCCGGCTCGACTCCCGCGGAGGCGGAACGGCTCGTCGTCAAGCCCATCGAGGACGAGCTGGCCAAGGTCGAGGAGATCAAAGAGATCCGCACGCGGATCCGCACCGACCTCAGCTTCTTCGAGATCGAGTTGAAGGACACCGTCGCGAGCGATAGAACCGAGGTCGCCTGGGATAAGGTCCAACGAGCGCTGGACCGGGCTCAATTGGAGCTGCCCGATACGGTTTGGAAGCCGGATCTGAATCGCGAGATCTTCGATCAAGACGCGATCTTTCTGACTCTGTACGGGGGCGCCGACCGGCTGCAGCTCTACGATCTGGCGCGCGCGTTGAAAGACAAATTGCAGCTTCATCCCAGGGTGAAGTCCGTCGATGAAGTGAGCTCTCCCGGCGAGCAATTGAGCATCTTGCTGGATTACAAGAAGATCGGCCGGCAGGGCGTGTCGATCGCCAACTTCCTGAACCAGCTCAAAGGCGGCAACGCGAACGTCCCGTCCGGCTACGTCCGGCTCGGCGATCGGAAAGTGAGCGTCGTCACCAACTCATTCTACAAGTCCGCCGAGGAGCTCCGCAAATTCCCGGTCGTCTTGAAATCCGGCGAGACGCATCTGCTGTCGGAGGTGGCGAGCGTCTCGAGGACGACTGCTCTCCCGGTCAGGGAAAGCATGCTCTTCAACGGGCGCGAAGCCCTGGGGATCGGGGTCGTGCCTCAGAAGAAAGTGAACCTTCAGGCCTTCGGCGAGGATATCCGAAAGATAGTCGACGAGTTCAAGAACACCGAGGCGTTCAAAAAGAGCGGCGCAAAGATAGAGGAGGTCAGCTTTCAGCCTCGCTACGTGGAAGAACGGATTCATGAGATCGGACTCGATCTGCTGAAGGCGATCCTGCTGGTCGGCGGAACGCTGATGCTCATGCTCGGCGTTCGCGTCGGCTCGCTCGTCGCGATCCAGGTCCCGCTCGTCACGGCCATTGCCTTCGGCATCTTCTCCCAGTTGGGCGGCATCATCCATCAGATCTCCATCGCGGCGTTCATCCTGGCGATCGGCCTCCTGGTCGACAATGTCGTGGTGATCGTGGACGGGATCCAATCGAAGCTGGACCAGGGACTGGATCCCGTCGAGGCCGGCGAGAGGACCCGCAAGGAGTATCTCATCCCTCTGCTCGCCGGAACGCTGACGACCATCGCCGCCTTCCTCCCGATGCTGATCGCCGAGGGGAGCGTCGCCGATTTCACGCGGGACATCGGGGTGGTCTCCGCGCTCGGCCTGGGCGGGAGCTATCTTTTCTGCATCTTCATCACGCCCTTGCTCGCGGCGAAGATGCTCAAGAGGGGGAAAGCCCGCGAGTGGAGCTTCGTCGTTCCGCTCGGAGAATGGCTTGGGCGGCTGGTTCATTCCCATCCGCGGCTCATTTCCATCATCGCGCTCGCCGCCGTGTCGATCGCCATGCTCGGCTTCGGCTTCGTGAAGAAGCAGTTCTTCCCGAACGCGGATCGCGATCTGGTGATCATGGATGTGCAGCTCCCGGAGGGAACACACTATCAGACGACAAAGGAGATAACCCAGCGCCTCGACGAAGCGATCCGCAAGGATAAACGGGTCGTTTCGGTCGCCAGCGTCATCGGACGCGGCGTTCCACCCTTTTATTACAACCTTCCTCGCGAGCCCAACGCGCCCCACGTCGCCCAGATGATCGTGAGAACGCTCGACGCCAAGAGCGCGATCGCGTTCAAAAAAGAGAAGCAAGACGAACTGTCGGCCTTGGTTCCCTTCGGAACGCTGATCGCGCGGGAATTGAGCCAGGGGCCTCCGGTGAAAGCGCCTATCGAAGTCCGCGTATTCTCGGACGACCCTCTCAAGCTGCAGGAAGCGGCGCAAAACGTCTTCGCCGTGGTGCGCGAGGCGAAAGGGATCGCGAAAGTCCGATCCACGCTGGGCGTCGGCGCTCTCGACTATAAACTCGACGTCAACGACAGCGCCGCAGGCCTCTACGGCCTCACCAGGGCCGAAGTCTCAGCCGTCATCCTTTCACGGACCGCCGGAGTGCCGGCGACGACCTTTCGCGGCGGAACGGATCCGTACGCGATGACCTTGATCTCCAAGCAGAACGAGAACTCCACGTTTTCCGAGCTGGAGGAGAGCTATCTCGGCTCGACGCGGACCGACGATATCACGGTCAAGACGCTCGTTCACAGCGGTTTTCAGTTCGGCCCGTCCGTCCTGGAGCGCATGAATCGAACGCCCGTCGTCTACATCTATGGCGAGCTGGCGGACGGATATTCCGAGAACGACGTCGCCGCCGGCACGGCCAAGCAGTTGAAGACGCTCGACCGCGAAGAGGGGGTGCGAATCGAGCTCGGCGGCGCCATGGAGGAATCGAAGGACTCCCAGAAGAAGATCTTCGCCGTCCTCCCCACCGCCATGTTTCTCCTTCTCATCTCTCTTTTGTTCGAGTTCAACTCCTTCAGACGGATAGGGATCATCCTCCTCACGATCCCTCTGTGCGTGGTCGGAGCGGTGCCGGGCCTGCTCGTCACGGGGAGCACCTTCGGATTCATGACGCTCCTCGGCCTGTTCGCCCTGGCGGGAACCGTGATCCACAACGGCATCTTTCTCCTCGATTACATCGATCACCGGAGAAACGAGGGCGTCCCGCTCGACCAGGCGATCACGGAAGGGATACAGCGCCGGATGCGTCCGATCATCTTGACCGCGGCGGCGACCATCGTCGAGCTGCTGCCGATGACGATGAGCTCCTCCACCCTTTGGCCGCCGTTCGCCTGGGTGATCATCACCGGACTCTCGGTATCGACCCTCATGACCCTTCTCGTCATTCCATCGGTCTATAAACTTTCATTCCAGAAGGAAGCCCGGATATGA
- a CDS encoding DUF1304 domain-containing protein — MTPSSALVGFVALEHAAFFALESFLFRTPLGLKVFKLTPQAAEASAVFAFNQGFYNAFLAAGLVWGLVAAPEAAPGVKTFFLACVVVAGVVGGATASRSIWLVQALPALAALALLKAGR, encoded by the coding sequence ATGACGCCGTCCTCGGCCCTGGTCGGCTTCGTCGCGCTCGAGCACGCCGCCTTCTTCGCGCTGGAGTCCTTCCTGTTCCGGACGCCGCTCGGGCTCAAGGTCTTCAAGCTGACGCCGCAGGCGGCGGAGGCGTCCGCCGTGTTCGCCTTCAATCAGGGCTTCTACAACGCCTTCCTGGCCGCGGGGCTCGTCTGGGGGCTCGTCGCGGCGCCGGAGGCGGCGCCCGGGGTCAAGACCTTCTTCCTCGCCTGCGTCGTCGTCGCGGGGGTCGTCGGCGGCGCGACCGCGAGCCGGAGCATCTGGCTCGTCCAGGCCCTGCCGGCGCTCGCCGCGCTCGCGCTGTTGAAGGCCGGGCGCTAG
- a CDS encoding DUF481 domain-containing protein: MKPTRAVVPLLAALALSASAAAAKDWKDSAELSVISANGNTKTQTISGRNAFAYDFSDKTKAEIEAGGHGARNEGRVMAEQYFASEKVSRKISDLAYLFERYRWDRDVFAGFKHRHNFSAGVGRELWKTDKDLLFGEAAPGYVNEERIGDNTRSFASARFYAKYVRELSETAKFSQDAEYTQSLQDSDDSWINTETALTGTLTSVFSVRNSFIWKHVSRPAPNKRKDDTVVSVALIASF; encoded by the coding sequence ATGAAACCCACGCGCGCCGTCGTGCCGCTGCTCGCCGCCCTCGCCCTGTCCGCCTCAGCCGCCGCCGCGAAGGACTGGAAGGACTCCGCGGAGCTGTCCGTCATCAGCGCCAACGGCAACACGAAGACGCAGACGATCTCCGGCCGGAACGCCTTCGCCTACGACTTCAGCGACAAGACCAAGGCCGAGATCGAGGCGGGCGGCCACGGGGCGCGCAACGAGGGCCGCGTCATGGCCGAGCAGTATTTCGCGTCGGAGAAGGTCTCCCGCAAGATCAGCGACCTCGCCTACCTCTTCGAGCGCTACCGCTGGGACCGGGACGTCTTCGCGGGCTTCAAGCACCGCCACAACTTCTCCGCCGGCGTCGGCCGCGAGCTGTGGAAGACGGACAAGGACCTCCTGTTCGGCGAGGCCGCGCCCGGCTACGTCAACGAGGAACGGATCGGCGACAACACCCGGAGCTTCGCGTCGGCGCGCTTCTACGCGAAGTACGTCCGCGAGCTGAGCGAGACCGCGAAGTTCAGCCAGGACGCGGAGTACACCCAGAGCCTGCAGGACTCCGACGACTCCTGGATCAACACCGAGACGGCCCTGACCGGGACCCTGACGAGCGTCTTCTCGGTCAGGAACTCGTTCATCTGGAAGCACGTCAGCCGGCCGGCGCCCAACAAGCGCAAGGACGACACGGTCGTGTCCGTCGCGCTGATCGCGAGCTTCTAG
- a CDS encoding TetR/AcrR family transcriptional regulator: MTSVKPVVRDPDSKKRLILAAARRMLVKRGFQDIVLDDIAHEAGVAKGTLFLHFKDKEALFSAVFADIVDGLGLELEALPKTGLAGRELLVATAKVVLNHFDHSRDFMAQAGTGRFPGCGDKSCGKLLEKFRANHARMSAIIALASKDGGKSVSDMSFAVGAFFSLCRTLTMRKVIEGHDRPLEREAEKVVSFFLGGSGVAV, translated from the coding sequence ATGACCAGCGTCAAGCCCGTCGTCCGCGACCCCGACTCGAAGAAGCGCCTGATCCTCGCCGCCGCCCGCCGCATGCTTGTCAAGCGCGGCTTCCAGGACATCGTGCTCGATGATATCGCGCACGAGGCCGGCGTCGCCAAGGGCACCTTGTTCCTCCACTTCAAGGACAAGGAGGCGCTGTTCTCCGCCGTGTTCGCGGACATCGTGGACGGTCTCGGCCTCGAGCTCGAGGCGCTGCCCAAGACCGGGCTCGCCGGCCGGGAGCTGCTCGTCGCGACCGCGAAGGTCGTGCTCAACCATTTCGACCACAGCCGCGACTTCATGGCGCAGGCGGGCACCGGCCGCTTCCCGGGCTGCGGCGACAAGTCGTGCGGCAAGCTGCTGGAGAAGTTCCGGGCGAATCACGCGCGGATGAGCGCCATCATCGCGCTCGCCTCCAAGGACGGCGGCAAGTCGGTCTCCGACATGAGCTTCGCGGTCGGGGCTTTCTTCAGCTTGTGCCGCACCCTGACCATGCGCAAGGTCATCGAGGGCCACGATCGTCCGCTCGAGCGCGAAGCCGAGAAAGTCGTCTCGTTCTTCCTCGGCGGCAGCGGGGTCGCGGTATGA
- a CDS encoding winged helix-turn-helix transcriptional regulator produces MHTSSKELDMSAIENCICFNLRRVTRKVTQFYDAQMRRHGIRPTQGSILLPLNAKKSWTMAELSDRLGMDRTTLVRNLRPLRRDGLVRAVDSGGRGGRVELTITEKGRKKVQEALPSWRSAQSAAVGTLGEKRWSAILAGLETATSALNK; encoded by the coding sequence ATGCACACTTCGTCCAAAGAACTGGATATGTCGGCGATCGAGAACTGCATCTGCTTCAACCTGCGGCGGGTGACGCGGAAGGTCACTCAGTTCTATGACGCGCAGATGCGGCGGCATGGGATCCGCCCTACGCAAGGGTCCATCCTGCTGCCGTTGAACGCCAAGAAAAGCTGGACGATGGCGGAGCTGAGCGATCGGCTCGGGATGGACCGCACGACGCTCGTGCGGAATCTCCGGCCCTTGCGGCGGGACGGCCTGGTGCGCGCCGTCGACAGCGGGGGGCGCGGCGGCCGGGTAGAACTGACCATCACGGAGAAAGGCCGAAAGAAAGTCCAGGAAGCCCTTCCATCTTGGCGCTCGGCCCAAAGTGCCGCGGTCGGAACGCTCGGTGAGAAGCGCTGGTCCGCGATCCTCGCCGGTCTCGAAACGGCGACGTCGGCCTTGAACAAATAA
- a CDS encoding TolC family protein, protein MRKPIFLLALLLGHCALLKTPAYADGSGVSIAQLLNMAAQGPEVKAARSSAEEFRAKEASARRQTYIPKLVAGFGYTRLLTDQALRLPPLGGTAIPPIKLGSDLLSGSVTLQQAFFDPANMLYDVPASERMTAAASLKSSRQVKETQAKAVDYYLRALELRARRRALEKYAANLKDRLREIRRIYELGGMGEADLLKIKLGIDDAAQGIRDLQKGEDHLADSIASLTGESAPIVPNDLPEELPRSSDCSGDSQPVDREDIRALDKEMEALGLSKKARKAEYLPKVHGFLRHGYTNLDLVTKSNYDLAGVQLSWSLFDGGAGLAAARAAAAQRHALEQKRALTISLSHADLSESRAALDIKRQEYEERRRSISEARTVADLEFKRLGSGKTTINNLIDAEDMLKDRTEKASLSMVNWYQAWFRCQSASGSDLAAP, encoded by the coding sequence ATGAGAAAGCCCATCTTTTTACTCGCGCTGCTATTGGGCCACTGCGCCCTTCTCAAGACGCCGGCATACGCGGACGGCTCGGGGGTCTCCATCGCGCAGCTGTTGAACATGGCGGCGCAAGGACCCGAAGTCAAAGCCGCCCGGTCGTCGGCCGAGGAATTCCGAGCCAAAGAGGCGTCGGCGCGGCGGCAGACCTATATCCCCAAGCTGGTCGCTGGATTCGGCTACACGCGTCTGCTCACCGACCAGGCGCTGCGGCTTCCTCCTCTCGGGGGGACTGCGATTCCTCCGATAAAATTGGGGTCGGATTTACTGTCGGGCTCGGTGACATTGCAGCAAGCCTTTTTCGACCCCGCGAACATGCTCTACGACGTCCCGGCCTCCGAGCGCATGACGGCGGCGGCGAGTCTCAAAAGCTCGCGGCAGGTGAAAGAAACGCAGGCCAAGGCCGTCGATTATTATCTTCGCGCTCTAGAGCTCAGGGCGAGACGGCGGGCATTGGAAAAATACGCGGCGAACCTGAAGGACCGCTTGCGCGAGATCCGGCGCATCTATGAGCTCGGAGGAATGGGCGAAGCCGATCTGCTCAAGATCAAGCTCGGGATCGACGACGCGGCTCAAGGAATCCGGGACCTGCAAAAGGGGGAGGATCATCTCGCCGATTCGATCGCGAGCTTGACCGGGGAGAGCGCTCCCATCGTTCCGAACGACCTTCCCGAGGAGCTGCCTCGATCATCCGATTGCTCCGGGGATTCCCAGCCCGTCGACCGCGAGGACATCCGAGCGCTCGACAAGGAGATGGAGGCCCTTGGCCTGTCAAAGAAGGCTCGGAAGGCCGAGTATCTGCCCAAGGTCCATGGGTTCCTGCGGCACGGCTATACGAATCTCGACCTCGTCACGAAGTCCAATTATGACTTGGCCGGCGTTCAGCTCTCATGGTCTTTATTCGACGGCGGAGCAGGCCTGGCCGCAGCACGAGCGGCGGCGGCGCAGCGCCATGCCCTCGAGCAAAAGAGAGCCCTGACTATCTCCTTATCTCACGCCGATCTTTCCGAATCGAGGGCGGCGTTGGATATCAAGAGACAAGAGTACGAGGAGAGGCGACGAAGCATCTCCGAGGCCCGAACGGTCGCCGATTTGGAATTCAAGCGGCTCGGGAGCGGGAAGACGACCATCAACAATCTCATCGACGCGGAAGACATGCTGAAAGATCGCACGGAAAAGGCGAGCCTATCGATGGTCAATTGGTATCAAGCATGGTTCCGCTGTCAGAGCGCGTCGGGAAGCGACTTGGCGGCGCCTTAG
- a CDS encoding TolC family protein, with protein sequence MSRALLLAAALLLPLSAAAQAGRAIALPEAYKLALARSEEIAISGATYEETLAKTDEIFSRVLPRVSLMGTETLQHTPKGASNFFLQPNREQGWVTAHQPLFSGLREFLAYRASKDLGRAAELSLERARQLLYGDVARAYLDLLTAQDDIRIRDSLVAITQNRVTDLKEFRKVGRARPSEMLAAESQLAANLAQLESSRAAEQVAQFKLAFLTGLDERLAPAPIPESAAVVPPLDAALAKARARADVEARREEASSAELSVKVAARARWPVIGIDANYYFQRPPSFTSDVRWDATITGSLPLYSGGEIGAQTRQQEARLKARRASLAEGVRLAELEARSAHQRLQSSVAVTAALDKAARLAEDNAKAQAEDYRLGQVTNLDVLGSLNVLQQTRLQQNAARIDAYWSRVQLEVAAGVPGGSL encoded by the coding sequence ATGAGCCGGGCCCTCCTCCTCGCGGCGGCGCTCCTCCTCCCCCTCTCCGCCGCGGCGCAGGCCGGGCGGGCGATCGCCTTGCCCGAGGCGTACAAGCTCGCGCTCGCCCGCAGCGAGGAGATCGCGATCTCCGGCGCGACCTACGAGGAGACCTTGGCGAAGACCGACGAGATATTCTCCCGCGTGCTGCCTCGCGTCTCGCTGATGGGCACCGAGACGCTCCAGCACACGCCCAAGGGCGCGAGCAACTTCTTCCTCCAGCCCAACCGCGAGCAGGGCTGGGTGACGGCTCATCAGCCGCTGTTCAGCGGCCTGCGCGAGTTCCTCGCGTACCGGGCGTCGAAGGACCTCGGCCGCGCCGCGGAGCTCTCGCTGGAGCGCGCCAGGCAGCTCCTGTACGGCGACGTCGCGCGCGCCTACCTGGACCTGCTCACCGCGCAGGACGACATCCGGATCCGAGACTCTCTGGTCGCGATAACCCAAAATCGCGTGACGGACCTCAAGGAGTTCCGCAAGGTCGGCCGGGCCCGGCCCAGCGAGATGCTCGCCGCGGAGTCCCAGCTCGCCGCGAACCTCGCGCAGCTGGAGAGTTCCCGCGCGGCGGAGCAGGTGGCGCAGTTCAAGCTCGCCTTCCTGACCGGGCTCGACGAGCGCCTGGCCCCGGCTCCGATCCCCGAGTCCGCGGCGGTGGTCCCCCCGCTCGACGCGGCCCTGGCGAAGGCCCGCGCCCGCGCCGACGTGGAGGCGCGGCGCGAGGAGGCGTCCTCCGCGGAGCTCTCGGTCAAGGTCGCCGCGCGCGCGCGCTGGCCCGTCATCGGGATCGACGCGAACTACTACTTCCAGCGCCCCCCCAGCTTCACCTCCGACGTGAGATGGGACGCGACGATCACCGGCTCGCTTCCTCTTTACTCCGGCGGCGAGATCGGCGCCCAGACCCGTCAGCAGGAGGCGCGCTTGAAGGCCCGGCGCGCGTCCCTGGCCGAGGGGGTCCGCCTCGCCGAGCTCGAGGCCCGCTCGGCGCATCAGCGGCTCCAGTCCTCGGTCGCCGTCACCGCCGCGCTCGACAAGGCCGCGAGGCTGGCCGAGGACAACGCCAAGGCCCAGGCCGAGGACTACCGCCTCGGGCAGGTGACGAACCTCGACGTCCTCGGCAGCCTCAACGTCCTTCAGCAGACGCGCCTGCAGCAGAACGCGGCGCGCATCGACGCATACTGGTCCCGCGTGCAGCTCGAAGTCGCCGCGGGCGTCCCCGGAGGCTCTCTGTGA